One stretch of Nycticebus coucang isolate mNycCou1 chromosome 7, mNycCou1.pri, whole genome shotgun sequence DNA includes these proteins:
- the LOC128589795 gene encoding uncharacterized protein LOC128589795, whose translation MMTGATTQAACHWKPAASYQQPFRAGTRASLRGVGECALTGGCQLHSDTQPTPGACRDREKTLSRSAGQLAGPKRGPQELDRHCLERLVSFEMSAPSCAPSTHLSDRSTCTQATRTPQREVRCVLNVPVHRHPAAGATGVEAAAPSSVRRLLGSPVARSGRPGRRAQPRCSQPLFPPPPTPRRARPLVWTGRTSGRLRPRPCAPLARALGLGSPQPHPGADMETLEKGPGSVWNPEEWGVRERQGDLGPARTPAPRSRPQAGGDPHLPALPPGLLPRERGWWGPTGPAGVRCFSRNSSIKVQIVLCS comes from the exons ATGATGACAGGTGCCACCACCCAGGCCGCCTGTCACTGGAAGCCGGCTGCCTCCTATCAGCAGCCTTTCAG AGCTGGCACGAGAGCCAGCCTTCGGGGCGTGGGGGAGTGTGCCCTGACGGGAGGCTGCCAACTCCACTCTGACACACAGCCCACACCTGGGGCCTGCAGGGACAGGGAGAAGACACT GTCTCGCTCTGCCGGGCAGCTGGCTGGACCCAAAAG AGGGCCTCAGGAGCTTGACAGGCACTGCCTGGAGAGGCTTGTGTCCTTTGAGATG AGCGCCCCGTCCTGTGCTCCTTCAACCCACCTTTCAGACCGCAGCACGTGCACTCAGGCGACCCGCACCCCGCAGAGGGAGGTTCGGTGCGTCCTGAACGTCCCCGTGCACCGCCACCCCGCTGCAGGGGCGACTGGTGTGGAGGCTGCGGCCCCCTCCAGCGTGCGCCGCCTGCTGGGGAGCCCGGTGGCGCGGTCCGGACGGCCCGGGCGCCGCGCTCAGCCCCGCTGCTCGCAGCCTTTGTTCCCGCCGCCGCCGACGCCGCGCCGCGCGCGCCCCCTAGTGTGGACAGGCAGAACGTCCGGGCGCCTGCGACCCCGACCCTGCGCCCCGCTCGCCCGCGCCCTGGGCCTTGGgagcccccagccccaccctggggcGGACATGGAGACCCTGGAGAAAGGCCCCGGGTCGGTCTGGAATCCAGAAGAGTGGGGTGTGCGGGAGAGGCAGGGCGACCTGGGGCCTGCACGGACCCCCGCCCCCCGGTCCCGCCCACAGGCTGGCGGTGACCCCCACTTGCCCGCCCTGCCGCCAGGGCTGCTGCCCAGAGAGAGAGGCTGGTGGGGCCCCACGGGGCCTGCTGGGGTCAGATGCTTCTCAAGGAACAGCTCCATCAAGGTGCAG ATTGTGTTGTGCTCATGA